Proteins encoded by one window of Aliivibrio wodanis:
- the surA gene encoding chaperone SurA precursor has product MKNWKFPLVSTLLLMLTMNVQAAPIELDRVIAIVDEGVVLQSDIDTSVKTVKINAKEKGQPLPDEGVLREQVLEKLIVDTIQSQQAEKMGIRIDDTRLEDALKNIAKENNITLAQLQQKTAEQGLSYASFREQIRKEIAASEARNAQVRRRINILPQEVESLALLLSEETQATVQYKISHIQLRTEDGATQADKEALEQQAKELTERLQQGADFATMAYTYSKGPKALQGGDWGWMRKEEMPTIFADQITGQGKSSIIGPFRSGVGFHILKIDDVKGLETIAVTEVNARHILIKTSVIMSDEGAQRQLNNIVADINAEKETFADMAQRYSQDPGSAAANGELGFQTPDLYVPEFKHQVETLPTGQISKPFKTVHGWHVVEVLERRQVDRTDAAMKNKAYRILLNRKFNEEAGAWLQEIRASAYVEILQDDDGEEDNE; this is encoded by the coding sequence ATGAAAAACTGGAAATTTCCATTAGTTAGCACTCTATTATTAATGCTAACAATGAACGTACAAGCAGCTCCTATCGAGTTAGATCGTGTAATTGCTATTGTCGATGAAGGCGTTGTCTTGCAAAGTGATATCGACACTTCAGTAAAAACAGTAAAAATTAATGCAAAAGAAAAAGGACAACCTCTACCTGATGAAGGCGTGTTGCGTGAACAAGTGCTTGAAAAACTAATTGTTGATACCATTCAAAGCCAACAAGCAGAAAAAATGGGGATAAGAATTGATGACACACGCCTTGAAGATGCATTAAAAAATATCGCAAAAGAAAATAATATAACGCTAGCTCAGTTACAACAGAAAACAGCTGAACAAGGATTATCCTATGCTAGTTTTCGTGAACAGATCCGTAAAGAAATAGCAGCAAGTGAAGCTCGAAATGCTCAAGTTCGTCGTCGTATTAACATTCTTCCTCAAGAAGTTGAAAGTCTAGCTTTATTACTTTCAGAAGAGACTCAAGCAACCGTTCAATACAAAATTAGTCACATTCAATTACGTACCGAAGATGGTGCAACTCAAGCCGATAAAGAAGCGTTAGAACAACAGGCTAAAGAATTAACTGAACGCCTACAGCAAGGTGCTGACTTTGCAACAATGGCTTATACTTATTCTAAAGGACCAAAAGCATTGCAAGGTGGTGACTGGGGTTGGATGCGTAAAGAAGAAATGCCAACCATCTTTGCAGACCAAATAACCGGACAGGGGAAGAGCAGCATCATAGGTCCATTTCGCTCTGGTGTTGGTTTCCATATTCTTAAAATTGATGACGTAAAAGGCCTTGAAACAATTGCAGTAACAGAAGTTAATGCTCGACATATTCTAATAAAAACATCAGTGATAATGAGTGATGAAGGTGCTCAACGCCAACTAAACAATATTGTCGCAGATATTAATGCAGAAAAAGAAACCTTTGCTGATATGGCTCAACGCTATAGTCAAGATCCAGGCTCTGCCGCAGCTAATGGTGAACTAGGTTTTCAAACTCCAGATTTATATGTTCCTGAATTTAAGCATCAAGTAGAAACTCTACCAACAGGACAAATTAGCAAGCCATTTAAAACCGTCCATGGTTGGCACGTCGTTGAAGTATTAGAGCGTCGTCAAGTAGACCGCACAGATGCTGCAATGAAGAATAAAGCATACCGTATCCTTTTAAATCGTAAATTCAATGAAGAAGCTGGTGCATGGCTACAAGAAATTAGAGCAAGTGCTTATGTTGAAATTCTACAAGATGACGACGGTGAAGAAGACAATGAATAA
- the pdxA gene encoding 4-hydroxythreonine-4-phosphate dehydrogenase — MNKIKRIAITPGEPAGIGQDLVLSIAQQDWPHQLVICGNRSALEQRAELLGLNISIENYDINAPAKIHKAGTLIVDNIELGTEVVAGELNEANGHYVLDTLRRAAQGNMDGEFDAVVTGPVHKGVINRAGVAFSGHTEFFAEQSNTQQVVMMLATEGLRVALVTTHIPLAYVAKAITADRLKQVTRILHQDLITKFGIPNPSIFVCGLNPHAGEDGCLGREEIDIIAPALNELREEEGMNLVGPLPADTLFQDKYLQEADAVLAMYHDQGLPVLKFKGFGKSVNITLGLPFIRTSVDHGTALELAGTGKADAGSFITALTHAIELVENK, encoded by the coding sequence ATGAATAAGATTAAACGCATAGCAATAACACCAGGCGAACCAGCAGGTATTGGACAAGATCTTGTTCTTTCAATTGCACAGCAAGATTGGCCACATCAACTGGTAATCTGTGGTAATCGTTCAGCATTAGAACAAAGAGCAGAATTACTTGGTCTTAATATCTCAATTGAAAACTACGACATTAATGCCCCAGCGAAAATACACAAAGCTGGTACCTTAATTGTTGATAATATAGAGCTAGGTACAGAAGTCGTTGCTGGCGAACTGAATGAAGCAAATGGTCATTATGTTCTTGATACTTTGCGCCGTGCCGCACAAGGCAATATGGATGGCGAATTTGATGCTGTTGTTACTGGACCGGTACATAAAGGTGTCATTAACCGTGCAGGTGTAGCTTTTAGTGGCCATACTGAGTTTTTTGCAGAGCAATCAAATACACAACAAGTTGTTATGATGCTAGCAACTGAAGGCTTACGTGTTGCGTTAGTAACTACTCACATACCACTGGCGTATGTGGCAAAAGCGATTACCGCTGATCGTCTAAAACAAGTAACTCGTATCTTACATCAAGATTTGATTACCAAGTTTGGGATCCCAAATCCATCCATTTTTGTCTGTGGATTAAATCCACACGCTGGTGAAGATGGCTGTCTTGGTCGCGAAGAAATTGATATCATAGCGCCAGCATTAAATGAATTACGTGAAGAAGAAGGAATGAACCTCGTTGGGCCATTACCTGCAGACACGTTATTTCAGGATAAATATTTACAAGAAGCGGACGCGGTACTTGCGATGTATCACGATCAAGGCCTTCCTGTGCTAAAATTCAAAGGCTTTGGAAAATCAGTAAACATCACTTTAGGTTTACCGTTTATCCGAACCTCCGTAGACCATGGTACTGCATTGGAATTAGCAGGTACTGGAAAAGCAGATGCAGGAAGCTTTATTACCGCACTAACCCATGCAATTGAACTGGTAGAAAATAAATGA
- the ksgA gene encoding dimethyladenosine transferase gives MSTRNDVHLGHKAKKRFGQNFLNDPYVIDGIVSAINPLSGQNLVEIGPGLGAITEPVGREVDKFTVIELDRDLAARLRTHPELGSKLTIHEGDAMRFDFTQLIQEGNKLRIFGNLPYNISTPLMFHLFEFHKDIQDMHFMLQKEVVNRLAAGPGTKAYGRLTVMAQYFCKVMPVLEVPPTAFVPPPKVDSAVVRLVPYEVLPHPAKNLKWLDRVCREGFNQRRKTVRNCFKALLTKEQLEALDINPSLRPENLTLEQFVRMANWLNDNFQAESKESA, from the coding sequence ATGAGTACAAGAAATGATGTCCATCTAGGCCATAAAGCGAAAAAACGCTTTGGTCAAAACTTCTTAAATGACCCTTATGTGATCGATGGAATCGTATCTGCAATTAACCCTCTATCAGGTCAAAACCTAGTAGAAATTGGTCCAGGTCTTGGCGCTATCACAGAACCTGTTGGTCGTGAAGTTGATAAGTTTACGGTTATCGAGCTTGACCGTGACTTAGCCGCTCGTTTGCGCACTCACCCTGAACTGGGTAGCAAATTAACGATTCATGAAGGCGATGCAATGCGCTTCGACTTCACGCAACTTATCCAAGAAGGTAATAAATTACGTATTTTTGGTAACTTGCCATACAACATCTCAACACCGTTGATGTTCCACCTTTTTGAGTTTCATAAAGACATTCAAGACATGCACTTTATGCTACAAAAAGAAGTGGTAAACCGTTTAGCTGCAGGTCCTGGTACTAAAGCTTATGGTCGCTTAACAGTAATGGCTCAATATTTTTGTAAAGTAATGCCAGTACTTGAAGTGCCACCAACAGCATTTGTTCCGCCACCGAAGGTAGATTCTGCCGTTGTTCGTCTAGTTCCTTATGAGGTACTTCCGCACCCAGCAAAAAACTTAAAGTGGCTTGATCGAGTGTGTCGCGAAGGTTTTAACCAACGTCGTAAAACAGTCCGTAACTGTTTCAAAGCGCTATTAACTAAAGAGCAATTAGAAGCATTAGATATTAATCCTTCTCTTCGCCCTGAGAACTTAACGCTAGAGCAATTCGTTAGAATGGCAAACTGGTTAAATGACAACTTCCAAGCTGAATCAAAAGAATCAGCTTAA